TTGCAGATCCTGCATCCGCTTTGCCGTCATCCACTTGTCGAGGAGGGTCTTTTGTTCCGCGAGTTCTGCCGCGAAGATGGGTTGTAGAGCGTCCTTGAGCACCACGTCCAAGGTCGCCAGATTCTTGGCCGCAGGCATGTTTGCCCGGATCAACGATGCCAGACCCGCAATGCGATCCGGGGGGATGGTGGCGAGATCTGCCTTGCGTCGCTTGAGGAATGCCGAGAGGGCCGCATCCTGGTTCTGCTGTAGCATGGTTTCCGCAAGCTCCACGCCAAAGGAACGGGGCTTGGATTTCAACGCGTCGGTCATGGCCTTGCGCACCTCGGTGTTTTGTCGTGCAGCAAGGAAGATCTCATGCACGATGCGCTCGTCGTTCACCACACGCATCTGCGGGGCTTCGCCGAGGAATTCGGCCTTCTCCAGGAAGTCCATGGCCAGCTTCGCGTCCTTGCCGACTTCGCCGATTCTTTGCCCCAGCGTACTGCGGACCCATTCAGCATGGTTGATGAGACCTGTGAGGATGCCTGCCTGTACGGCAATGCCTTTCGTCTCCGTGTGCTCGGCCAGGGCGGAAAGGATCATTCCTGCATTGTAGGCATCACGGTCATTGTAGGACCCGCCCCGGCCATAGCGCACGTTTGCAAAGGAAAGCATGCGGCCCTGCCAGCGGTTCTGCTGCGGGCCGAGCATGGTGGCGAGGAGTTGCTTCAGGAACTCACCGGTGTCTGCCTCGGGCGCGAGTTGTTGGCGAGTCTTGAGATAGAGCCGGATGTAATTGCCTTCGTTGTATCCAGAGGAGGCTTTCGCGAAGGACAAGATGGATTTGTCGAGCACAGGGCCTGGAATCTTCCGCTCTTTCCAGCGATCCGTCAGCCACACGGCATACTCTGTCTGCCGATGGCTGCCACCCATGGCGACGTTGGCCGCGCGGACAACAGATTCCGCCGCTGTGGCGAATTCGGCGGGCTCGCATGTCCACATCCGAGCCTGTGTTTTCAGGAAGTTGAGTTGGCTGCGATCCACGATTTGCTGGGCCATCGGGAGGATTTCCGAATTGATGGAATCCGTGCGCCCATTCTTCCAAGCGTGCCAGATGAGGAACTCTACCGGGTGCGGATGCCACACCGCCGTATATTCCTCGTAGAAGCTGTACCTGCGCGGCGCCAGTGGCGTGAGAGGCACTCCGGAGGCATGGTGCGCCTTGGATTTTTCCACAAGACTGGTGGCGAGAGTGGCCAGCTCCTCCGCATTTCCATTCTCGGACAGGGCGAGTGCCGCATACCAGGAGAAGCCGGACGCCGCGAGCCGCGGATGCAGCATCATCGCCTTGCAAAGGCGGTTCAATGCATCGCGTCGCTGCTTCAGTTCCGGTGCGTCGGGTTTGACATAGCTGTAGCGCTTGTCGGCATATGGATCCCTGTCGAACATGTATGGCAGGGTCTTCCCCCCGCCATAGGTGCGGCGGCCGAGTAGGGGAGGGAGCTCTTGGATCCAGTCCAGTTCCGAGCGAAGCCGCTTCACGGCATCATCCCCGGCGTGTTGTTCCAGCACGGCAGAGAGTGCATTGAAGATCGCTATGCGTCCCGCGGGAGGCAGTTCATCTTCATTGCACAGGCTCAGAAGAGTCCCGTCAAGCGACTGATTGAATGCCTTGAGCGGTATGTCCAGGAGGAGTGAGCCTGCTTTGTCGGGATCACCATGGGCGGTGATGGCAAGCAGGCGGATGCGAACGGTGTGGGCATTGGCGTTCTTCTGCAGAATCTCTTCGTAAATCTTCCGGGCACGCTCCTTTTCTTCCACAAGTTCCAGCAGAGCTGCGAATTCTTCGCGGCGAGTGACTGGAGCGTCTTCCCCGGGATCCATGGCAGCGATGAGCTTGACCCTGGCATCGGGAAACGTGAGCTTCTTCACGAGCTGGCTGCCCTCCTGCACAGCATAGCCGCTGCTGTCATCCCAGTACTGGGACTTGATGTTCTTCAGCTCGCTGAGGGCAATCTTGACGGCCTCCGTGTGATTCCCCTTCGCGATTGCCGTGTCCAGACGTGAGGGTGAGGACTGTGATGAGTAGCTTCCTCCGTAGGAGCGCTGCTGGGCGGGGGCGGGCGTGAGTGTGGCCAGGCGCCGCCATTGCTCCGCTTCCTCCTTGAGGCCAAGAGTGGCGAAAGCTTCCGCGAGATCCTCCCGCTGACGGGCATCGAGTTTGGCGCTCCTCAGCCGCCTTGCTGCTTGCTGTCCTGCTTCCAAAAGTTGAGGTGGCTTTTCCTTCAAATTCGTTACGGCATGGACGAGTGCTGCATCCACCTCCGCTCGGCGGACGGCATCCATGGGAAAGGATTGCATGCGAAGCAGGTAGGTGGCTGCGCTTTCAAGGTTATCCGTGGTGCCTGCGTAGCTCGCGGCCATGAGCAGGTCATTGGGGGAAGCATCCTCACGGCTGGCGTGTGCCTTCAGATCTTCCTCCAGGCGTTTTGTCTGGCTGGCCTTATAAGAGAGAGCGAGACGCATGGAAGGATCCTCCACCCGATCCAAAAAGGGAACAATGCCGGTGTAGTCATCCTCAGGGCCCGACCGGGCATAGGAATCCACATGCGGATTGAAGGGATCCGAATAGTGCATCATCTTGATGAACAAACCGGGCAGGGTATCGCTGCTGGGGAAGAGCAGGGGACGCAGCAAAGGTTTCTGATTCTGGCCTCCCCCGTAGCTCCACGCCATGAGCTGTTTTTGGGCCGTGGGATCCACGGAGCGCAATACCTTGAGATGATGATTCCAGAGAGTCACATAGGCCTCCCACGCGCCTTGGGCTCGGCAGGCATTGGAGGCATAGAGGATGGAGAAATCGTACGAGTTCGGTTTGGGCGCCGGCGATTTCAGGATGTTGTTCACCATGACGGCGAGCATTTTCTTTTGCACTGCTTCCGGGGCTTCCAGCTTGGGAGGAGACTGCGTGGCATTCTGTCCGCCACCCAGCATCTGAGAGAGCTCGGTGACCACGTTGGAGGTGGGATCTTGCTTGCCCTCCAAGCTTGCCAGTGCCTTCTCCAGCATGGGCAGTCCAGCCTCTGGAGCTGTCCTCACCGCAGCCGCTGCCGCGCGAAAGGCCGGGAGGGGGTACTTTTCCTGGAGAAGATCGAATGCTCTCTGACACAGTTCGATGGGGAGGGACTGATTGTTGTTCCCATTGTTGAAGTCCACCCAGAACATGTGGAGCAGGGTGTCTGCGGGATGGGCGCGCAATGCATCTTCCGACACAGTCATGTTCCAGGCGGCTTGCGGGCTGGGCTCAAATGACATGAGCACTGCAACATGCTCGATCCCTGCGGCCTCAAGGGCGCTGGCGATGCGTGCTTTTCCTTCCGGAGCCTCCTCAGCATTGAGCAGCATGAGATTGGCCAGAGCATAGGTGCGGGCAGACTCCACATCCCCGGGGACGCGCACACCAGAGCCCATCATCCCGCTGTATTGCGCGCGCATGCGGTACTGGGTGGCCTCGTACAGATTGCGTGTCATGCGGTAGACCGAGACCGCGCCGGGAGGTGAGGTCTTCTCAATGGCTCCATAGAAGGTGGTCTCCCACGGCGAGACGAGTTTTGTGGGGGGGCGCCTTAATACGTCTGGCACCTCCTGCTTTGCTGCGGCGACACGGAGGAACTCCGCAATCGCGCCGGCATTGTCCATGTTCTGAAACAGGGCGATGCCCCGCAGATATCTCAGCCGGTAGTCCTCGGAATGCTTGTCCACCAGCGGTGTGAGAAATGCGATTGCCTTGTCCCAATGTTCGCGTGCCATCATCGCATCGACGAGGCGCAGCGCATCCTTGGGTTCGATGTCCTTTCCGCCCATGAGATCTCCCAGCAAGCGGAAGCCCAGTTCGTCATCGCCTGCGCGCAGGTGCGCCATCGCGATGGCCTGCTTTGTCCTCCAACCGGTATCGAGTGCCGCAGCTTTCTCCAGGGTTTGCAAGGACTGCTTGAAGTCACCGGTATCCTCCTCCACTCGCGCGATCTGATGCAGGAGATCAATATCCTTGGGACGAAGGCGTGCCGCTTCCAGCAGACAGCGGCGTTGCTCGGCCTGGTCGGAGGAGACCTTCGCAATCTCCGCGAGCGCCAGCCAGGGCGTTGCGTCTTCGCGGTTGTTGCGTTGACGTTCGCGGAAGGACTCGGTCACCTGCTTGAGCGTGTTTCGTGAACTGGCTGCCTGCGCCAGTGCACCCACCCAGCGAATCTTGTCCTCCAGAGATTCGGCCTTCTCCACGAGACGCATGAAGATTCGCTCTGCATCGCCAAACTGACCTGCCTCGGAATACGCACTGGCCAGAGCAGCGGCGACATTGTCGTCGTCTTCAAACTTCCGCGATGCTGCGCGCAAGATCTTGATGGCGTCCTGCTGGCGGCTCAGTGCCGTGAGCAATGTCGCTTCTGTGAGCCATGGCTGGACTGCACCTGGAGACAGGGTTTTCCATTCTGTGGCTACCTTCAGGGCCGCCTCCGGCTCACCCGAGCGCTCCTTCAGATCGACCAGCCTCTGCAGATGTTGGGAAGTGCGACCCTCTGGCATCGCGATGAGCTTCTCCATCTCCTGGGATGCACGTGGCCAGTCCTGTCGTGTTTCGATCAATCCCACGAGCCGTGTTTGGGCGAGCAGGGCATGTTCCGTTCCGGCCTCGCGCAGGGTGCGCTCGGCCGATTCCTTTTCTCCCATCTCCTCCAGCAAGGTGGCGAGCAGGCAACGCTCCGCGATGCTCATGCTCTGCTGGCCCTGTAGAGACTTCGCAGTGGTGGAGATCTCCTGCGCGCCCTCCAGCACTTGCACGGCCTGACGGATGGCATCCTCCAGCATGCCGGAATCCAGGGTGAGCCTCACACGCTCCACTGCCAGGGGAGCAACAGTCTTCTGCTCCTTCACAGTGATGGCCGCCGTCAGCAGTGGGGCGAGATAGCGCGGATCCTTGCCAAATTCACTCATGCGAGAACGCAGCACTTCATAGGCGGTCTTGGCCTCCAGCCTCGCGAGCAGAGCCTGGGCGACGGCAAGGACCTGTTCCTGATCCCCTTTGGCCGCGAGATCCATCCAGATGGTGAGGGCTTGTTCTTTCTCTCCGATGCGGTGCAGGAAATGCGCCTGGGCCTCCTTGGCGCTGACACTGTCCGGATGCTTGACGACCAGCTTCTCAAAAGCGGTCCTCGCATCATCCTTGCGACCCCACGCTTCGAGCTGCATCGCCACACGCAGGTAGTCATATTCACCCGAGCCTGGCGCGGCGAGATACGCATCCAGCGAAGTGCTCGCCGCTTTGGGGTCACCTGCGTGCTGCTGCTGTGCGGCGAGACGTAGGTGCAATTCCTTGTCCCCGGGATTTTGCTCCAGCAGCAGTTTGGTTTGCGGAATGGCCTCTGTGAAATTTCCAAAGCGCTCCAGCAGATCGAGGTAACCCTCTCGCAGATCACGACGGCCCGGAGTGCGTGACAGCAGATCCTTGTAGATGGTGAATGCCTGATCCTTGAGCCCTGTCTCGGCAGATACGCGAGCGAGGTGACGCTTGATGGCGACCCGCTGATCTTCCTGCTTCGCGAGCTTGTCCAGATGACCCGCGAGGCCGCTGAGGTTGTCCTCGCGACGGAAGATCTGATCGGTCTGCGCAAGGGCTTCCCCTTCGATCCAGGTGTTGTGCCCGGACTGGCGGATCACTTCTGCGAGCTGCTCCAGCGCTTCTGCCTTCATGCCGGCTCGGAGGTAGATGTCTGCCAGCCGCATGCGACGATTGACCCTGGCATAGGCGTCCTTCGTCTTCTCGATCAGCGACTCCATCAGCGCCACCGCCTCGGTGTAGAGCCCTTCATCGAGCTGCACATCGACGACCTCTTCCGCAAGGTCCTCATCATCCGCGTGCGCTTCCAGCAGCTTCCGCCACGCTGTGAGGGCATCTTCGGGTTTGCCCGTGCGCAGCAGCACACGCCCGCGTTGCTTCTCAATCTCCACCGCGAGGGCGCCATCCGGCTTTTGCTGGAGTGCTTTGTCCAGGCTCTCCAGGGCCTGGCTGAAGTCCAGCATGCGCACCTGCAGCCGGGCCAGCTCCTGCCACGCAAGGGGATTGGCGGGCTCGAGTGCGAGACCTTTCTTGAAGGCAGCAACAGCGGCGGCTTCATCACCCCGACGGGTTTCGAAGAGGGCGAGCAGCAAATGGTCGCCGCTCTTCGCCTCAGGTTTTGCGGCCTCCGCCCTGAGGTGTTCCGCCAGCGCATCCGGAGTGGACTCCTCATACCATGCGTCCAGAAATCGCTCGAAGACCACGCCGAACTGGGGCCGCTGCCGGAGCATGTCCAGATAGCGCCTGGCTTTCTCGGGTGGCTCGGCCTGGGTGGCGGGGGCGGCGGCGAGCATCAAAAACGCAAGCGCGAGCGTGAGGTGAATTCCCTGATTCATGGCGGCAAATCTTACCCGGAGTGTGTTGTCAGCAGCAAGCGCGATTCTGACGCGCATGG
The Roseimicrobium gellanilyticum DNA segment above includes these coding regions:
- a CDS encoding tetratricopeptide repeat protein; this translates as MRVRIALAADNTLRVRFAAMNQGIHLTLALAFLMLAAAPATQAEPPEKARRYLDMLRQRPQFGVVFERFLDAWYEESTPDALAEHLRAEAAKPEAKSGDHLLLALFETRRGDEAAAVAAFKKGLALEPANPLAWQELARLQVRMLDFSQALESLDKALQQKPDGALAVEIEKQRGRVLLRTGKPEDALTAWRKLLEAHADDEDLAEEVVDVQLDEGLYTEAVALMESLIEKTKDAYARVNRRMRLADIYLRAGMKAEALEQLAEVIRQSGHNTWIEGEALAQTDQIFRREDNLSGLAGHLDKLAKQEDQRVAIKRHLARVSAETGLKDQAFTIYKDLLSRTPGRRDLREGYLDLLERFGNFTEAIPQTKLLLEQNPGDKELHLRLAAQQQHAGDPKAASTSLDAYLAAPGSGEYDYLRVAMQLEAWGRKDDARTAFEKLVVKHPDSVSAKEAQAHFLHRIGEKEQALTIWMDLAAKGDQEQVLAVAQALLARLEAKTAYEVLRSRMSEFGKDPRYLAPLLTAAITVKEQKTVAPLAVERVRLTLDSGMLEDAIRQAVQVLEGAQEISTTAKSLQGQQSMSIAERCLLATLLEEMGEKESAERTLREAGTEHALLAQTRLVGLIETRQDWPRASQEMEKLIAMPEGRTSQHLQRLVDLKERSGEPEAALKVATEWKTLSPGAVQPWLTEATLLTALSRQQDAIKILRAASRKFEDDDNVAAALASAYSEAGQFGDAERIFMRLVEKAESLEDKIRWVGALAQAASSRNTLKQVTESFRERQRNNREDATPWLALAEIAKVSSDQAEQRRCLLEAARLRPKDIDLLHQIARVEEDTGDFKQSLQTLEKAAALDTGWRTKQAIAMAHLRAGDDELGFRLLGDLMGGKDIEPKDALRLVDAMMAREHWDKAIAFLTPLVDKHSEDYRLRYLRGIALFQNMDNAGAIAEFLRVAAAKQEVPDVLRRPPTKLVSPWETTFYGAIEKTSPPGAVSVYRMTRNLYEATQYRMRAQYSGMMGSGVRVPGDVESARTYALANLMLLNAEEAPEGKARIASALEAAGIEHVAVLMSFEPSPQAAWNMTVSEDALRAHPADTLLHMFWVDFNNGNNNQSLPIELCQRAFDLLQEKYPLPAFRAAAAAVRTAPEAGLPMLEKALASLEGKQDPTSNVVTELSQMLGGGQNATQSPPKLEAPEAVQKKMLAVMVNNILKSPAPKPNSYDFSILYASNACRAQGAWEAYVTLWNHHLKVLRSVDPTAQKQLMAWSYGGGQNQKPLLRPLLFPSSDTLPGLFIKMMHYSDPFNPHVDSYARSGPEDDYTGIVPFLDRVEDPSMRLALSYKASQTKRLEEDLKAHASREDASPNDLLMAASYAGTTDNLESAATYLLRMQSFPMDAVRRAEVDAALVHAVTNLKEKPPQLLEAGQQAARRLRSAKLDARQREDLAEAFATLGLKEEAEQWRRLATLTPAPAQQRSYGGSYSSQSSPSRLDTAIAKGNHTEAVKIALSELKNIKSQYWDDSSGYAVQEGSQLVKKLTFPDARVKLIAAMDPGEDAPVTRREEFAALLELVEEKERARKIYEEILQKNANAHTVRIRLLAITAHGDPDKAGSLLLDIPLKAFNQSLDGTLLSLCNEDELPPAGRIAIFNALSAVLEQHAGDDAVKRLRSELDWIQELPPLLGRRTYGGGKTLPYMFDRDPYADKRYSYVKPDAPELKQRRDALNRLCKAMMLHPRLAASGFSWYAALALSENGNAEELATLATSLVEKSKAHHASGVPLTPLAPRRYSFYEEYTAVWHPHPVEFLIWHAWKNGRTDSINSEILPMAQQIVDRSQLNFLKTQARMWTCEPAEFATAAESVVRAANVAMGGSHRQTEYAVWLTDRWKERKIPGPVLDKSILSFAKASSGYNEGNYIRLYLKTRQQLAPEADTGEFLKQLLATMLGPQQNRWQGRMLSFANVRYGRGGSYNDRDAYNAGMILSALAEHTETKGIAVQAGILTGLINHAEWVRSTLGQRIGEVGKDAKLAMDFLEKAEFLGEAPQMRVVNDERIVHEIFLAARQNTEVRKAMTDALKSKPRSFGVELAETMLQQNQDAALSAFLKRRKADLATIPPDRIAGLASLIRANMPAAKNLATLDVVLKDALQPIFAAELAEQKTLLDKWMTAKRMQDLQLDDNRYEDALVKKFVELSESDPPKAIEYFNHACKLMETKESTMQWTTSTASNGWTLRSNMLAEAMKTAPKMRMLGLSMRLYHEDTSGNLTMNGWSHDAKWGQPIQEAWKNAGGLHNNEAGLQGMLTALQKELGDTPHTFLPLAFYDFFNRLPLSLRIEALRWAEKPTGDPSLAPLAKELALAGRFFLATENGARSNPEMQKALAELGGVEPVWQHEAARLRDEKLHPRARLAVAHHLCYRAPEAVPADVASVGAKLALEAQQKLQCMHGYQYGWLLKAWCRLPATDEWKNEAQEHWAAWKRRNDRKVQSRTLRYEPHEWPIVNMLRVAAHAGNEAWMAELQVKHSYHFQDDPSGIAILAGEGRLKEALDWTRAGWSNILLAPENGMYWNAATAQAVTQLRTFDAEPDIRFLCEVILSNLPDPIKPEQASIPNFADRRKRMVELAKRMKDITFSTPELKRTCAEEFAQYYYCYEPLATILDEVAEKVDIPALAKSQNSNECLRRLRPVVASVSRKIWNGDAKPAIAAYDKALSTPDTLHEYYRRSAVKHSVGDVLKLVPSKWSSQEKPDRSALLALVDHILAKTPDTMFEEHVANAITLKILIHHLDGHPEAIAEWRKTLTVDRTQKMKTYLSRYFRMWTFFDTMNLDAKFRMKPEERAALIGALLKDEWIGTRYPDTGTNIANLISTLTKDKALKPEDIPVTWKVIAEAYPRKGRTASEAADVLAQRGMLSDALAAFDLAISQASADYATSAAFICRKAELLRRLKRDEEAAADLLALDEKKMGPGGKAQRAALLKSMENEAKPGQNSSQ